A window from Sinorhizobium fredii encodes these proteins:
- the gfa gene encoding S-(hydroxymethyl)glutathione synthase, whose protein sequence is MDSSIRIHPAVDGGIRAASPNFTGGTLVCDCTDRPVKVRIEGQIAHNHACGCTKCWKPGGAYFSIVAVVPHDKVTVLENGDKLQVVDPSALIQRHACRECGVHMYGPVEREHAFQGLDFIHPERFQEAGWAPPGFAAFVSSIIEAGVDPSRMDGIRGRLRELGLEPYDCLSPALMDYVATWVAKKSGALSS, encoded by the coding sequence ATGGACAGTTCTATTCGAATTCATCCGGCGGTGGATGGCGGCATCAGGGCGGCCAGCCCGAATTTTACCGGAGGCACGCTTGTCTGCGACTGCACGGACAGGCCGGTCAAGGTGCGGATCGAGGGACAGATCGCCCACAACCACGCCTGCGGCTGCACTAAATGCTGGAAGCCTGGCGGCGCTTATTTCTCCATTGTCGCGGTTGTTCCGCATGACAAGGTGACGGTGCTCGAAAATGGCGACAAGCTGCAGGTGGTCGATCCCTCGGCGCTGATCCAGCGGCACGCCTGCCGCGAGTGCGGCGTTCATATGTATGGGCCGGTGGAGCGCGAGCATGCCTTCCAGGGGCTGGACTTCATTCATCCCGAGCGCTTCCAGGAGGCGGGCTGGGCCCCGCCCGGCTTTGCGGCCTTCGTGTCCTCCATCATCGAAGCGGGTGTCGACCCCAGTCGCATGGATGGCATTCGGGGCCGCCTGCGAGAGCTTGGACTGGAGCCCTATGATTGCCTGTCGCCAGCCCTGATGGACTATGTGGCCACCTGGGTCGCGAAAAAATCGGGCGCACTTTCCAGCTGA
- a CDS encoding S-(hydroxymethyl)glutathione dehydrogenase/class III alcohol dehydrogenase, which translates to MDVRAAVATEAGKPLEIMTVQLEGPKAGEVLVEVKATGICHTDDFTLSGADPEGLFPAILGHEGAGIVVDVGPGVTSVKKGDHVIPLYTPECRACPSCLSRKTNLCTAIRATQGQGVMPDGTSRFSIGKDRIHHYMGCSTFANFTVLPEIALAKVNPDAPFDKICYIGCGVTTGIGAVVNTARVEMGSTAIVFGLGGIGLNVIQGLRLAGADMIIGVDLNNDKKAWGEKFGMTHFVNPTEIDGDIVAHLVNMTKRGADQIGGADYTFDCTGNVKVMRQALEASHRGWGKSVVIGVAGAGQEISTRPFQLVTGRQWMGTAFGGARGRTDVPKIVDWYMEGKIEIDPMITHTMPLDEINRGFELMHSGKSIRSVVIY; encoded by the coding sequence ATGGACGTACGCGCCGCCGTCGCCACTGAGGCCGGCAAGCCGCTGGAAATCATGACGGTTCAGCTCGAGGGCCCGAAGGCCGGCGAGGTGCTCGTCGAGGTCAAGGCCACCGGCATCTGCCACACCGACGATTTCACCCTCTCGGGTGCCGACCCGGAAGGGCTGTTTCCGGCGATCCTCGGCCATGAGGGCGCCGGCATCGTCGTCGATGTCGGCCCCGGCGTCACCTCGGTCAAGAAGGGCGACCACGTCATTCCGCTCTATACGCCGGAATGCCGCGCCTGCCCCTCCTGCCTCAGCCGCAAGACCAATCTCTGCACCGCCATCCGCGCCACCCAGGGCCAAGGCGTCATGCCGGACGGCACATCGCGCTTCTCGATCGGCAAGGACAGGATCCACCACTATATGGGCTGCTCGACCTTCGCCAACTTCACCGTGCTGCCGGAGATCGCGCTCGCCAAGGTCAATCCGGACGCTCCGTTCGACAAGATCTGCTATATCGGCTGCGGCGTCACCACCGGCATCGGCGCGGTGGTCAACACGGCACGAGTGGAGATGGGCTCGACCGCGATCGTCTTCGGTCTCGGCGGCATCGGTTTGAACGTCATCCAGGGACTTCGGCTTGCCGGCGCCGACATGATCATCGGCGTCGATCTGAACAACGACAAGAAGGCCTGGGGCGAGAAGTTCGGCATGACCCACTTCGTCAACCCGACCGAGATCGACGGCGACATCGTCGCCCATCTGGTCAACATGACGAAGCGCGGCGCCGACCAGATCGGCGGCGCCGACTACACCTTCGACTGCACCGGCAATGTGAAGGTGATGCGCCAGGCGCTGGAGGCCTCGCATCGCGGCTGGGGCAAGTCGGTGGTGATCGGCGTCGCCGGCGCCGGCCAGGAGATTTCCACCCGGCCGTTCCAGCTGGTCACCGGCCGCCAATGGATGGGCACCGCCTTCGGCGGCGCCCGCGGCCGCACCGACGTGCCGAAGATCGTCGACTGGTACATGGAGGGCAAGATCGAGATCGACCCGATGATCACCCACACCATGCCGCTCGACGAGATCAACAGGGGCTTCGAGCTGATGCATTCGGGCAAGAGCATCCGGAGCGTGGTGATCTATTGA
- a CDS encoding substrate-binding domain-containing protein yields MAHGIQRTCRAFISLVAAVLMPWQAHSQSAGLGAAGELVDPETLRVCADPSNMPFSDESGEGFENKLAEMVAAATGRSSVAYTWFPSIPGFVRNTLGANRCDIIMGYAQGDELVQNTNAYYRSSYVLIYRKDGDLAGVETLSDPRLLDKRIGVVHATPPSAKMAAAKLMRKAKVYPLVVNTRNVPSMAEVMIRDMVAGVIDAAVVWGPMAGYYAEKSKVAMAIVPLTGEKGGSRMTYRITMGVRPSDQQWKRTLNTFIRDNQADINKLLLSYGVPLLDEQDERITQ; encoded by the coding sequence ATGGCACACGGCATCCAGCGGACCTGCAGGGCTTTCATTTCCCTGGTGGCGGCCGTGCTGATGCCATGGCAAGCGCATTCGCAGAGTGCCGGGCTCGGGGCTGCCGGCGAACTGGTCGACCCGGAGACGCTGCGGGTCTGCGCCGACCCCTCCAACATGCCCTTCTCCGACGAGAGCGGCGAAGGCTTCGAGAACAAGCTCGCCGAGATGGTCGCGGCCGCGACGGGACGAAGCTCGGTCGCCTACACGTGGTTTCCCTCGATCCCGGGTTTCGTCCGCAATACGCTCGGCGCCAATCGCTGCGACATCATCATGGGCTACGCGCAAGGGGACGAACTGGTCCAGAATACCAACGCCTATTACCGCTCGTCCTATGTGCTGATCTACAGGAAGGATGGCGATCTTGCCGGCGTCGAAACGCTGAGCGACCCGAGGCTTCTCGACAAGCGGATCGGCGTGGTCCACGCAACGCCACCCTCCGCAAAGATGGCGGCGGCAAAACTGATGCGCAAAGCGAAGGTCTATCCTCTCGTGGTCAACACGCGGAACGTGCCATCGATGGCCGAGGTGATGATCCGGGACATGGTGGCAGGCGTGATTGACGCGGCCGTGGTCTGGGGGCCGATGGCGGGCTATTATGCAGAAAAGTCGAAGGTCGCGATGGCGATCGTGCCCCTAACCGGGGAGAAGGGCGGCTCGCGCATGACCTATCGGATCACGATGGGGGTGCGGCCGTCCGATCAGCAATGGAAACGCACGCTTAACACCTTCATCCGGGACAATCAGGCGGACATCAACAAACTCCTGCTCTCCTATGGTGTGCCGCTGCTCGATGAACAGGACGAGAGGATCACGCAGTGA
- a CDS encoding c-type cytochrome, methanol metabolism-related, with translation MSPRFISSAFAVVLLLSASGTLRAEDSKEKAASATEEDGKHFDADGNPTFKIENGVVDWYTFNGYRRYHADCHVCHGPDGEGSSYAPALAKTMINLDYGTFLSIVAEGRKSVVGGKEVVMPAFGENKNVYCYLDDIYIYLRARAVGAAPRGRPPKKADKPEAATAYETSCMGG, from the coding sequence ATGTCACCACGCTTCATCAGTTCGGCGTTTGCCGTGGTCCTCCTGCTGAGTGCAAGTGGCACTCTCCGCGCCGAGGACAGCAAGGAAAAGGCGGCCAGCGCCACGGAGGAAGACGGCAAGCATTTCGACGCCGACGGCAATCCCACCTTCAAGATCGAGAACGGCGTCGTCGATTGGTACACTTTCAACGGATATCGCCGCTATCACGCCGATTGTCATGTCTGCCACGGGCCCGATGGCGAAGGCTCCTCCTATGCGCCGGCTCTCGCCAAGACCATGATCAACCTCGATTACGGGACCTTCCTGTCGATCGTCGCCGAAGGACGCAAGAGTGTCGTCGGCGGCAAGGAGGTCGTCATGCCGGCCTTCGGCGAAAACAAGAATGTCTATTGCTATCTCGACGACATCTACATCTACCTGCGCGCCCGCGCCGTCGGCGCTGCGCCCCGAGGGCGTCCGCCCAAGAAGGCCGACAAGCCGGAGGCGGCTACCGCCTATGAAACGTCCTGCATGGGGGGATGA
- a CDS encoding methanol/ethanol family PQQ-dependent dehydrogenase, producing MAAAGVLTAALAGNALANDELKALAADPKNWAMPTGDYANQRYSKLNQINKDNAKDLQVKWTFSTGVLRGHEGGPLVIGDVMYVHTPFPNIVYALDLKNDGRILWKYEPKQDPSVIAIMCCDTVNRGPAYGDGKIILYQADTMVTALDAKTGKVAWQAQNGEKIDGSLSESGTSAPMVVKDKVIVGVSGAEYGVRGHLTAYNLSDGKRAWRAYSTGPDSETLIDPEKTTHLGKPVGKDSGMNTWEGEQWKTGGGTTWGWYAYDPELNLVYYGTGNPSTWNPNQRPGDNRWSMTIFARDADTGMAKWAYQMTPHDEWDYDGVNEMILVDDMEIMGQPRDVLVHFDRNGFGYTLDRATGELLVAKKYDPTVNWATEVVMDPKSDQYGRPQVVDKYSTEHNGEDFNTTGVCPAALGTKDQQPATYSPKTKLFYVPTNHVCMDYEPYRVSYTAGQAYVGATVNMYPTPNSHGGMGNFIAWDAAKGEIVWSKPEQFSVWSGALATEGDVIFYGTLEGYIKAVDMQGNELYKFKTPSGIIGNINTYEHGGKQYIAVLSGVGGWAGIGLAGGLLAAEGAAAWQQAVAGEKAPTEESEAIATAGLGAVGGYAALAEYTTLGGQLTVFGLPD from the coding sequence ATGGCGGCCGCTGGAGTTCTGACAGCGGCGCTTGCCGGAAATGCGTTGGCCAATGACGAACTGAAGGCCCTTGCGGCCGACCCGAAGAACTGGGCCATGCCCACGGGCGACTATGCCAATCAGCGTTATTCCAAGCTGAACCAGATCAACAAGGACAATGCTAAGGATCTGCAGGTCAAGTGGACCTTCTCCACCGGCGTATTGCGCGGCCATGAAGGCGGCCCGCTGGTGATCGGCGACGTCATGTACGTCCATACGCCGTTCCCGAACATTGTTTATGCACTTGATCTCAAGAACGACGGCAGGATCCTCTGGAAATACGAACCGAAGCAGGATCCGAGCGTCATCGCGATCATGTGCTGCGACACAGTCAACCGCGGTCCGGCCTATGGTGACGGAAAGATCATCCTCTACCAGGCCGACACCATGGTGACGGCTCTCGATGCCAAGACCGGCAAGGTCGCCTGGCAAGCCCAGAACGGCGAGAAGATCGACGGGAGCCTGTCCGAATCCGGCACGTCCGCGCCCATGGTGGTCAAGGACAAGGTCATCGTCGGCGTCTCGGGTGCCGAATATGGTGTCCGCGGCCACCTCACTGCCTACAATCTGAGCGACGGCAAGCGTGCCTGGCGGGCCTATTCGACCGGCCCTGATTCAGAAACGCTGATCGACCCGGAGAAGACGACCCATCTCGGCAAGCCGGTCGGCAAGGACTCCGGAATGAACACCTGGGAAGGCGAGCAGTGGAAGACCGGCGGCGGCACCACCTGGGGGTGGTACGCCTATGATCCGGAACTCAACCTCGTCTACTATGGTACGGGCAATCCTTCGACCTGGAATCCCAACCAGAGACCCGGCGACAACCGATGGTCAATGACGATTTTCGCGCGCGACGCCGATACGGGTATGGCCAAGTGGGCCTATCAAATGACGCCGCATGACGAATGGGACTATGACGGCGTCAACGAAATGATCCTTGTCGACGACATGGAGATCATGGGTCAACCGCGCGACGTGCTCGTGCATTTCGACCGCAACGGCTTCGGCTATACGCTCGATCGTGCGACGGGTGAGCTTCTGGTTGCCAAGAAATACGATCCCACGGTGAACTGGGCGACCGAGGTCGTGATGGACCCGAAGAGCGACCAGTATGGCCGTCCGCAGGTGGTGGACAAGTACTCCACCGAGCATAACGGCGAGGACTTCAACACCACAGGCGTTTGCCCGGCGGCGCTTGGAACGAAAGACCAGCAACCGGCAACCTATTCGCCGAAGACGAAGCTGTTCTATGTGCCGACCAACCATGTCTGCATGGACTACGAGCCCTACCGGGTGAGCTACACGGCCGGCCAAGCCTATGTGGGCGCGACCGTGAACATGTACCCGACGCCCAACAGTCACGGCGGCATGGGCAATTTCATCGCTTGGGACGCGGCCAAGGGCGAGATCGTCTGGTCGAAGCCGGAACAGTTCTCGGTGTGGTCGGGTGCGCTCGCAACGGAAGGCGACGTCATCTTCTACGGCACGCTGGAAGGCTACATCAAGGCCGTGGATATGCAGGGAAATGAACTCTACAAGTTCAAAACTCCCTCGGGCATCATCGGCAACATCAACACCTACGAGCATGGTGGCAAGCAATATATTGCGGTGCTGTCGGGTGTCGGTGGCTGGGCAGGCATCGGGCTTGCCGGCGGCCTTCTGGCGGCCGAAGGTGCAGCGGCGTGGCAACAGGCCGTAGCGGGCGAGAAAGCTCCGACCGAAGAAAGCGAAGCCATCGCCACGGCGGGTTTGGGTGCGGTGGGCGGCTATGCCGCACTGGCCGAGTACACCACACTCGGCGGGCAACTGACCGTATTCGGTCTCCCGGATTGA
- a CDS encoding ABC transporter ATP-binding protein codes for MQPAGAAAPLKVDIAEKTFRSAEGVTIVALRGLSFAVRQGEFACLLGPSGCGKTTTLRILLGLDRQFSGSYQLPEGGSDRVAAVFQEPVLLPWRTVEQNVRLALAPRLRDKDLDWLFDILGLSAMRALYPSELSLGLARRAALARAFATEPAVLFLDEPFASLDERTADKLRQLLMRVWAARPTTALMVTHNLREALLLADRIVVLSQRPAHVLGIFDVGVPRHAREAASLDQLVSEFHKRFPDAD; via the coding sequence ATGCAACCCGCTGGCGCCGCCGCTCCGCTTAAGGTCGACATTGCCGAGAAGACGTTCCGCTCGGCGGAGGGCGTTACGATCGTTGCGCTGCGCGGTCTTTCCTTCGCGGTGAGACAGGGCGAATTTGCCTGCCTGCTCGGCCCGTCGGGCTGCGGCAAGACAACGACCCTGCGCATTCTGCTGGGCCTCGATCGGCAATTTTCCGGCAGCTATCAACTGCCCGAAGGCGGTTCCGACCGCGTCGCTGCGGTCTTCCAGGAGCCGGTGCTTCTCCCCTGGCGGACGGTGGAGCAGAACGTCCGTCTTGCGCTCGCGCCGCGCCTCAGGGACAAGGACCTGGACTGGCTGTTCGACATTCTGGGGCTTTCGGCAATGCGGGCGCTCTATCCTTCGGAACTTTCGCTCGGCCTGGCGCGCCGCGCCGCGCTCGCCCGGGCTTTCGCCACCGAGCCCGCGGTACTTTTTCTGGACGAGCCGTTCGCCTCGCTCGACGAGCGAACCGCCGACAAGTTGCGCCAGCTTCTGATGAGGGTGTGGGCGGCGAGACCCACCACGGCCCTGATGGTCACCCACAATTTGCGCGAGGCGCTTCTGCTTGCCGATCGCATCGTGGTGCTGTCGCAGCGCCCAGCGCATGTGCTGGGTATCTTCGACGTGGGCGTGCCGCGTCACGCCCGTGAGGCGGCATCGCTGGACCAGCTTGTCTCGGAGTTTCACAAGAGGTTTCCGGACGCGGACTGA
- a CDS encoding ABC transporter permease, which translates to MTAKFGSENGLSARRPARRARGLPAATAVASLAALCLLWSLAAGIWPSRAFPPPLAVWQVLLKEAASGDLGYHLAMTLWRVAAAYVVAMIVGSVIGVLLGMHRRADVFFNPWLVLFLNLPALVVIVLAYIWFGLTEAAAIGAVAINKIPNVVVTMREGARALEPRFAEMATVYRLGPLDHVRHILVPQLQPYFAAASRLGIALIWKIVLVVELLGRSSGVGFQIYLYFQIFDVAAILAYTLAFVAIMLSIELLLVQPLERHATRWRRRSA; encoded by the coding sequence ATGACGGCGAAATTCGGATCGGAAAACGGGCTGTCGGCGCGCCGGCCCGCGCGCAGGGCCCGTGGGTTGCCGGCGGCGACGGCCGTGGCATCGCTCGCCGCCCTGTGCCTGCTCTGGAGCCTCGCGGCCGGCATCTGGCCGAGCCGTGCTTTCCCGCCGCCGCTCGCAGTCTGGCAGGTGCTTCTCAAGGAGGCGGCCAGCGGCGACCTTGGTTATCACCTGGCAATGACCCTCTGGCGGGTCGCGGCCGCCTATGTCGTCGCCATGATCGTCGGATCGGTCATCGGCGTGCTGCTCGGCATGCACCGGCGGGCGGACGTCTTCTTCAATCCGTGGCTCGTGCTCTTCCTCAATCTCCCGGCCCTGGTCGTCATCGTACTCGCTTATATCTGGTTCGGCCTGACCGAGGCTGCCGCAATCGGCGCCGTCGCCATCAACAAAATACCCAACGTCGTCGTCACCATGCGTGAGGGCGCGCGGGCGCTCGAGCCCCGTTTCGCGGAAATGGCCACGGTCTACCGGCTCGGACCGCTCGACCATGTTCGCCATATACTGGTGCCGCAGTTGCAGCCCTATTTCGCCGCCGCCTCGCGCTTGGGCATTGCGCTGATCTGGAAGATCGTGCTCGTCGTCGAGCTGCTCGGCCGTTCGAGCGGCGTCGGCTTCCAGATCTATCTCTACTTCCAGATATTCGACGTTGCCGCCATCCTTGCCTACACGCTCGCTTTCGTGGCTATCATGCTGTCGATCGAACTCCTTCTGGTGCAGCCACTTGAACGACATGCAACCCGCTGGCGCCGCCGCTCCGCTTAA
- a CDS encoding ABC transporter substrate-binding protein: MNISRRALCGVAFLAAVSPLGLPAFAAPSAPKVRVGVLKFGTVNWELDTIKHNKFDAANGIEVEVVYFAGEDATNVAMLARDLDVIVSDWLWVSRQRSEGEDLTLAPYSTAVGAIMVKNEAPIRQIPDLIGKKIGVAGGSLDKSWLLIQGLAERDHKIDLAKESDVVFGAPPLLSEKALSGELDAVLNFWHFCARLEANGFRRLIGADDAAKALGASGPVSALGYVFRDKWANENPDAAMGFVKASADAKKLLARSDDEWQRLAPIVRAEGRELEVLRDRYREGIPNRPLAEEESDAAKLYEVLAQLGGEKLVGEARQMAPGTFWAALKT; this comes from the coding sequence ATGAACATATCGCGGCGTGCGCTTTGCGGAGTGGCTTTTCTGGCTGCCGTCAGTCCTCTGGGATTGCCTGCCTTTGCAGCGCCGTCGGCGCCGAAAGTGCGTGTGGGTGTGCTGAAATTCGGCACGGTGAATTGGGAACTCGATACCATCAAGCACAACAAGTTCGACGCGGCCAACGGCATCGAGGTGGAGGTCGTCTATTTCGCCGGCGAGGACGCGACCAATGTCGCCATGCTTGCGCGCGATCTCGACGTCATCGTTTCCGACTGGCTGTGGGTGTCGCGTCAACGTTCCGAGGGCGAAGACCTGACGCTTGCCCCCTACTCGACAGCCGTTGGCGCCATCATGGTCAAAAACGAGGCGCCAATCCGCCAAATCCCCGACCTCATCGGCAAGAAGATCGGCGTTGCCGGCGGATCGCTCGACAAGAGCTGGCTCCTGATCCAGGGACTTGCCGAGCGCGACCACAAGATCGACCTGGCCAAAGAGAGCGACGTCGTTTTCGGCGCCCCGCCGCTGCTGTCGGAGAAGGCGCTTTCCGGTGAGCTCGACGCGGTCCTGAATTTTTGGCATTTCTGCGCGCGGCTGGAGGCAAACGGCTTTCGCCGGCTGATCGGTGCCGACGATGCAGCGAAGGCGCTTGGGGCATCGGGGCCGGTCTCGGCACTCGGTTACGTGTTCCGCGACAAATGGGCGAACGAAAACCCGGATGCGGCGATGGGCTTTGTCAAGGCAAGCGCAGACGCCAAGAAGCTGCTGGCTCGGTCGGATGACGAATGGCAGCGCTTGGCGCCTATCGTGCGCGCCGAGGGCAGAGAGCTCGAGGTGCTGCGCGATCGCTATCGGGAAGGCATTCCGAACCGGCCTCTCGCCGAAGAGGAAAGCGATGCCGCTAAGCTCTATGAAGTTCTCGCGCAACTGGGCGGGGAGAAGCTCGTCGGCGAAGCGCGGCAGATGGCTCCCGGGACATTCTGGGCGGCATTGAAGACATGA